In Paracoccus sp. MC1862, the genomic window TGCCGTGGCCCGCCATCGATGCTGACCGTGCCCTGCCGTGGATCGAGCGGGCAACGGGCCTCACGCTCGCCATCAGCCAGGTCGAGGCTCTTCGCCTGGCGCTGCGCTCCAAGGTGCTGGTGATCACCGGCGGGCCGGGCGTCGGCAAGACCACGCTGGTCAATGCCATCCTGCGCATCCTTGCGGCCAAGGGCACGCGTCTGCTGCTCTGCGCCCCGACCGGTCGGGCCGCCAAGCGCATGACGGAAGCCACGGGGCTGGAAGCCCGCACCATTCACCGGCTGCTCGAGTTCGATCCTGCAACCGCTGGCTTCAAGCGCAGCGAGGAGAACCTGCTCGCCTGCGATCTGCTGGTCGTCGACGAAAGCTCGATGGTGGACGTGCCGCTCATGCAGTCGCTCCTGAAGGCGGTGCCAGGCTCGGCTGCGCTGCTGATCGTGGGCGACATCGACCAGCTGCCCTCGGTCGGGCCCGGCCAGGTGCTGGCCGACATCATCGGCTCCGGCGCAGTGCCGGTCGTGCGACTGACCGAGGTGTTCCGCCAAGCGGCGCGGAGCCGCATCATCACCAGCGCGCACCGGATCAACGAGGGGCGCCTGCCGGACCTCTCGACCCCCGAGGGCGAAAGCGACTTCTACTTCGTGCCGGCCGAGGCGCCCGAACAGGCGGTGGCGCGCATCGTCGAACTGGTGCGTCACCGGATCCCGCGCCGCTTCGGGCTGGACCCCGTCCGCGACATCCAGGTGCTCTGCCCGATGAACCGTGGCGGCGTCGGCGCGCGGGCGCTCAACATCGAACTGCAGGCGGTCCTCAATGGGGCGGGTGCCCCGAAGGTCGAGCGCTTCGGCTGGACCTTCGCGCCGGGCGACAAGGTCATGCAGGTCGAGAACGACTACGACAAGGAGGTCTGGAACGGCGACATCGGCCGGATCGAGACGGTTGATCCCGAGGAGGGGGAGGTGATGATCGACTTCGACGGCCGCGCGGTCGTCTTCGGCTTCGGTGAGCTCGACACCGTCGTGCCGGCCTATGCGGCCACCATCCACAAGGCGCAAGGGTCGGAGTATCCGGCGGTAGTCATTCCGGTGATGACCCAGCACTATGCCATGCTGCAGCGCAACCTGCTTTATACCGGCATCACCCGCGGCCGGAAGCTGGTCGTGCTGGTGGGTCAGAGAAAGGCTGTGGCCATCGCGGTGGGGAATGTCGCGGGACGGCGGCGCTGGACGAAGCTCGCCGAATGGCTCGCCGGGGCGTAGGGCTTGAGGCGCCGCAGGATGCTTGGAAGAGAACGAAGAGCACACAATAAGATATTGATATAATTACATAATTATCATTAATATAAGAGTTGGTATACGCTCGGGCCGCAGCGATGGTCAGCGACGCTCCTCGTGCCCAGAGAACGACACCGGCAGAAGAGCGCAGCTTCTACGTCACGTCGGCGAAGAGGATGGCCAGGAGAACCCCCCCAACAGCCCCATGATCGTCTCCTGGGCACCAAGGTTGTGATAAAAGCGCCGGACATCAGCGTAATAGCTGATCCGGCGCTTTTTGTATCCACCCCGCCATATACCTCAGGGCGGATGGCGGATGGCGGATGGCGGGACGCGGACCGCGGCTACCTCTTCAGCCAAGCAGTCGCTTGATCATAGCAGCGACGGCACGCATCTGGACCCCTTCGCGGGTTCTCCATCCCTCACCGCTGTACCCCCAGAAGTCCCAGCATGCTCTCGGGTTGCCCGCTGACGCGGTGGCCTGCGGGTAGAGAACGACGATCTGATTGGCGGCTGCCCAGCTATTGTAGCCGGCGTCACGAACAAAATCGTCATGGATCCGGTCTTCTCCTTGGGCATCCGCATTCTGACGGCAACCATGGAAGGCGATATGAAGTCGGCACTCCTCGGACCGGCACGCGTCCGGCACGTAGATGTAGCCGACGTTGCTCATCCCGTCTGTTCGACTAGCTTGAAAGAATGGA contains:
- a CDS encoding ATP-dependent RecD-like DNA helicase, giving the protein MNQQSQDDGREVLAGLVERVTFHNPETGFCVLRVKARGHRDLVTVVGHAAAISAGEWMTASGQWSNDRTHGLQFRAQFLRASAPTTAEGIEKYLGSGMIRGIGPVTGKRLVRHFGTEVFDIIETNPERLREVEGIGPVRTARIAAGWADQKVIREIMVFLHQHGVGTARAVRIFRTYGLDAVQVMSENPYRLARDIRGIGFRTADVIAEKLGIERTAMIRVQAGISFALSEAMGQGHCGLPRTDLAGLAEKLLEVPVEFITRAMALELAEGTVTADRVGDTDCVFLTGLHQAERGIAAHLKRLASGPLPWPAIDADRALPWIERATGLTLAISQVEALRLALRSKVLVITGGPGVGKTTLVNAILRILAAKGTRLLLCAPTGRAAKRMTEATGLEARTIHRLLEFDPATAGFKRSEENLLACDLLVVDESSMVDVPLMQSLLKAVPGSAALLIVGDIDQLPSVGPGQVLADIIGSGAVPVVRLTEVFRQAARSRIITSAHRINEGRLPDLSTPEGESDFYFVPAEAPEQAVARIVELVRHRIPRRFGLDPVRDIQVLCPMNRGGVGARALNIELQAVLNGAGAPKVERFGWTFAPGDKVMQVENDYDKEVWNGDIGRIETVDPEEGEVMIDFDGRAVVFGFGELDTVVPAYAATIHKAQGSEYPAVVIPVMTQHYAMLQRNLLYTGITRGRKLVVLVGQRKAVAIAVGNVAGRRRWTKLAEWLAGA